The DNA region GAACTCGCCCAACTCGCCGACGGTGCCCTTCATGCGCGTGCTGCTCCTTCTGCCACGGTCGCCGCGGTCCGCTTGCGGTCGCGAGCCGTCCCTGTCGTCGGTACGGTCGACGGAGCCGTCAACCTGTGTTGTCCGTCCGCCGCGATGTGCGCGCCACAGCTCCCCCGGGTCTCCCCGTGGCGAGCGGCGACGCGGTACCGTGGCGTCCCTTCTCCCCACATGATCCTCGTGGCCGCCCTGGAGGTTCCGTGGTACAGGCGTACATCCTGATCCAGACCGAGGTCGGCAAGGCGTCGACCGTCGCCGAGCTGATCGGCAAGATCCCGGGAGTGATCCAGGCCGAGGACGTGACCGGTCCCTACGATGTCATCGTGCGCGCGCAGGCGGACACGGTCGACGAACTCGGCCGCATGGTGGTCGCCAAGGTCCAGCAAGTGGATGGCATCACCAGAACCCTGACCTGCCCGGTCGTGCACTTGTAGCCCCCGTCTACCCTGGCCCGGTGAACTTCCCCCGTCTCCGGCGCCGCAGTCTCATAG from Streptomyces flavofungini includes:
- a CDS encoding Lrp/AsnC family transcriptional regulator → MVQAYILIQTEVGKASTVAELIGKIPGVIQAEDVTGPYDVIVRAQADTVDELGRMVVAKVQQVDGITRTLTCPVVHL